GCCAGAGCAGGCCGAGGCCGACCGAGACGACCTTGCCGACGAACAGGAAGATCCGGGCGATCTCGCCCGGCAGGCTGCCCCAGCGCATCCAGCGCAGGATCCAGAAGTCGAGCATCGTGGCGCCGCCGAGGCCGAAGGACAGGCCGAGGAGATGCAGGGCGACGAGCAGCGTCAGCACCCGGATCGGCGGGAACGGCGCCGGCAGCGGCACCACCAGCGGCTCGGCGGCCAGCGCCCCGCCGCCGAGCAGGCTCGCGAGCGCGAGCCCCGCCACCGCCGGGCCGGCGATCCTTCGACCGCGCCGGCGGCGTCCACCCGCGCGGGCCGCGTGTCCGGCTGAGCGGTTCATGCGTCTCCCCTGCCCTGTTCTGGAAAACAATCCTCGCCCGAACGCCCCTGCCCCAAGGCCTCGCGGTCGCGAGCTCCGATCTTGGTCGGAATTGGATAACAAATCCCGACTTTGGACAACAAATCCCGACTTGGGCGGCGTGCCGCCGCTCCGTCAGCACCGGCAGTGAGGGCTTCTTTACGAAGAGACGGCACCCTCGCGCACCGATCGTCCATTCGCGCCGAGGCCGCACGATGCTCATCACAACGCAACCGGATCGCGGCGAACCGCGCGAGACCCGGCTCCATGACCGGCAGAACAGTCAGGCGGGCTTCTCCCTGGTCGAGCTTCTCGTCGTCCTGGCGATCATCGGCATGATCGCCACCATGGTGACGCCGCAGGTGCTGGGTTACCTCGGCCGCGCCAAGGGCGAGACGGCGCGCATCCAGGTCAAGAACATCGCCCAGGCGGTCGAGCTGTACTACCTCGACCTCGGCGCCTACCCGACCTCCCAGCAGGGCCTGCAGGCCCTGGTGCAGCCGACCGGCCCGGGCTGGCGCGGCCCCTACGTGCGCGACGCCCGCGGCCTCACCGATCCGTGGGGCCACGCCTACCTCTACCGCTCCCCGGGACCGCCGGCACCCCGTTCGAGGTCTACAGCCTCGGTGCCGACGGCAAGGCCGGCGGCGCCGGCGACCAGGCCGACGTCGCGAGCAACTGACGGCCCCTGTTCCGCGACCGTCGGACGATGCGGCGTCAGGCCCGCCATCCGCCGGCCGCGCGGGCCGTATCGGATGATGGTCCGGCGCTGTCCGACAGTCGATCGCTCAGGATCGACAGTCCGGTGCCGGATCCGGACGGCGTGATCCGGTTGTCGCTGCGATCGCGCGATCCGGTTCTTGTTGGGCGTTTCTTGCTGACGTGGTGCCGGGATGCCGCCCGGGCGTGGGATCGCTCCGGCATGCGGCATGCCGAGGCTGCAACTTCAGCGCGCGAGCATTGCAGGAAGTCGGCCGCCGCGGTCCCTTCAACTCCGCATTAACCATAACTCTCCTAACGTTCGCCGCATCGGCAAGCAGGCGACGGGGACGGCGGGGTGATGATCAGAGGTGCGCCTGTCCTCGCCCTGGCGCTCGCCTGCGGCTGTGCGCCGATCGCCCGCGCCGCGGAACCGATCGGGCAAGCTGGCCCAGGATATGCCGGCGGGTATGCCGGCGCCCGCGACACCGGTGCCCTGGTCCTGCGCGGCGACGACCGGCTGATTGGCGGCGAGCCCCCGGCCCGGGAACCGATCGCCGGCGGGCCGGTGAGCCTCAACCTCGTGGAGGTGCCGCTGCCGGTGGCCGCCAAGGCGGTCTTCGCCGACACGCTCGGCTGGGGCTACAGCCTGGACGAGCGGGCCTCCGGCACCATCACCCTGCAGACCGGCGGAGCGGTGAGCCGCGAGGCGCTGCTGCACATGTTCGAGACGGCGCTGGCGAGCCGGGGCCTGTCCCTGCGCCGTTCCGGCCGCAGCGTGCAGATCGTGCCGGCGGGCGGCGCCCCCGACATCCGCCCGGTCCAGGGCGTGGGCGCCGAGGCGGGCGCGGTCGCGGTGCCCCTGCGCTGGATCTCGGCCGCCGAGATGCAGGCGATTCTGGGGGCGGTGGCGCCGCGCGAGGTGGTGCTGCGGGCCGACCGGGCGCGCAACCTGCTGATCCTCTCCGGCGACGCCAACCAGATCCGGGTGCTGCGCCAGACCATCGCGGTGTTCGACGTCGACTGGATGCGCGGCATGTCGACCGCGATGGTGCCGGTGCGCAGTTCGAACCCGGTGGCGTTGGCCCGCGACCTGACCCAGATCTTCGGCGGCGAGACCTCCGGCTCCGGCGACGTGATCCGCTTCATCCCCAACGAGGCGCTGAACGCGATCCTGGTGGTGAGCTCCCGCGCCGCCTATCTCGACCGCGCCCGGGCGCTCCTGGCGCAGCTCGAGACCCTGGCCGCCGACCGCGAGCGCCAGCTCTTCGTCTACCGGATCCAGAACCGCTCGGCGAAGGAACTCGCCGCCGTGCTCCAGGGCGTGGTGATGGCGGAGATGGGCGGTGCCTCCGGCATGTCCGGGATGGGCGGCTACGGCGGCGGCTATGGGAGCGGCTACGGGGGCGCCTCCGGCAGCTACGCCGCCATGGGTGGTGGCTATGGCGGTGGCCTTGGCGGCGCGGGGGGCTTCGGCAGTGTGTCAGGCGGCGGCCTCAGTGCGGGCGCTGTGGCCGGCGGAGCCGCCGGGGGCGGATCCCTGGGTGCGTCCGGCGGTTCCGCGGCGGGCGGCGCCTCCCCGTCGGGATCCGGCTGGGCCTCGGGCGGCGATGCCGGTGCCGGCGGCGCGGGCCTCGGCGCGTCGGGCGGGCTCGGGACGGCCATGGCCGGCGGGGGCGGGATGTTCGGCGGGGGCGCTTACGGCGCCTACGGCGGCGGGCTCGATTCGGGGTTCTCGGGCGGCGCCGGGATGCGGCGGGACGCCATCGGCATCGTCGCGGACGACGCCAACAACAGCCTGGTGATCTCGGCCACCCGCAACCAGTACGACAAGATCCTGCGCATCCTCGGCCGCCTCGACGCGATGCCGACCCAGGTGCTGCTCGAGACGGTCATCGCCGAGGTGACGCTCAACGACAACCTCGCCTTCGGCGTGCAGTGGTTCCTCAAGGAGCGCGGCAGCCGCTTCAACCTCGCCAGCACCGAGACCGACAAGGCGGCGCTGACGAGCGGCACCGCGGGCCTGATCACCTCGGCGATCCGCGGCGTGCCGGGCTTCAACTACCTGCTCGCCGGGACCGACTTCAACGTGGTGCTCAACGCGCTCCAGGGCGTGACCCGCGTCAACGTCATCTCGTCGCCCAACATCACGGTGCTCGACAACCGCACCGCCAAGCTCCAGGTCGGCGACCAGGTCCCGATCATCAAGCAGACCGGCCAGAGCGCGCTCACCGCCGGCGCGCCGATCCTCAACCAGATCGAGATGAAGGATACCGGCGTCATCCTCTCGGTGACGCCGCGGGTGAACAAGAACGGCCTCGTCGTGCTCGACATCAACCAGGAGGTCAGCGACGTCGTCCCGACCACGACCTCGACGATCGACTCGCCGACGATCCGCCAGCGCCGGGTGGCGACCAGCGTCGCGGTGAACGACGGGCACAGCCTCGCCATCGGCGGCATGGTGCAGGAGAAGGCGCAGATCACCAACGAGAACCTGCCGGTGCTGAGCGACCTGCCGGTGATCGGCGCGGCGTTCCGCAACCGGGTCGACCAGCGGGTCCGGACGGAACTCCTTGTGTTCATCCGCCCGCGGGTGATCCGCGGCACGGCCGAGGCCGACCGCATCTCCGAGGATTTCCGCCAGCAGTTCCGCGCGATGATGCCGGTGCGCCCGGTCCTGCCGCCCCCGCCCCTGCCGGCGGCGCATCAGGGCTCGCAGGGCATCCTGCGGCGGATGCTGGATTGAGGGGGCGCCCGTCGCGCGTCGGGACCTGTCTGGCCCGACCCCACACTCGCCTCACGGCCGCATCGCCTGCCCCGCCTCCGCCACCGGCTTCGCGCCCACCGGCCGCAGGGTCGCGGGCGCGCCGAGGAAGGTCGCGACGTAGCGGCGTTCGCCCTGGGCCAGGGTGACCTGGTCGCGCCCGATCGCGGCGACGCGCCAGTCGCCCCGTCCCTCGCCGCGGGCGAGCCAGGCCTGGGTGCCGCTGCCGTCGTCGATCAGCGCCCGCGCGGCCGAGCCGTCGAGCAGGATGCCGCGCACGGTCAGCACCGGGCGCGGCGGGTCGCCGTCCAGGATGTCGCGCGCGCCCCGGGCGGTCCAGAGGCGCCGGCCGGGATCGAAGAGCGGGCGCTGCAAGGCGGTCTCGTCTGCCGGCGGCGTCGCGGCGACGGCGCGGGGCGGCAGGGGCGCCGGGCCCCCGTCGACCGGCCAGGCGAACGCGGCGAGCGTCGTGCAGGCCGCCAGCGCGCAGGCGATGCGGGGCCCGCGCCCGGTCGCCGCCAGGGTCGCGCGCAGGTGAGGTCCGATCCGTCCCACGGTCGAGGCGTCCTTATGGGGTGGTCCTGACGGCCGGGGCGGGCAGCAGCACGCCGCGCACCGTGAGGGTGAGGCGCATCACGGTGGCGCGCCCGATCTCCGGATCGGCCGGGCGCTCGATGCCGATCTCGGCCTCCTCCGGGACGATCAGGGGGCTGCCCGTCTCGAGCGCCTGGAGCAGCCCGTGCAGGCCCTCCGCGGAGCCGCGCAGCGAGGCCGTGAGGCGCGGCAGGGTCGGGCGGGCCGGATCGGGCTGGAGCCCGGCCCCGTCGACCACGGCGACGCGCTCCGCCGCCAGCGCGTCGAGGCGGGCCCGGAAGGCGGCGACGAGGCCGGCCTCGTCCATCGCCGACAGGGGCGGCACCGAGGGCGGGCCGGCGGAGGCGGCTTGCGCCCGGGCGAGGCGCTCGCGGGCGAGCGCGATGTCGTCCTGGGCGCCGAGCGCGTCGAGCACCGGCCCGAGCGAGAGGGCGGCCACGAAGACCAGTCCGGCGAGGCCGAGGAGCAGCGGCCGCCCGGCGAGGGAGGGCGGCATCACGGCCGGGCTCCGGTGCGGCGCGGCAGTGCGACGACGAGGCGCTGGCCGCCCTCCGCCGGCGCGTCCTGACGCAGCTCCGGGGCGCCGAAGCCCGGCAGCCGCGCCAGGGCCGCGAGGACCGTCGGCGCGTCCGGCGCCAGAAGCGTCAATTCGAGCCCCGCGGGCGTGAGGCGCAAGGACTCCGCCGAGACCGTGCCCGGCAGCGCCGCCGCGACCGAATCCCACACCCGCGCCACGGGGAGGCCGCGCTCGGCGAGGATCGCGGCGGCCCCCGCCTGGACCGCCGGCGGCAGGCCGGAGGCCGCGGCCCGGCGGGCGGCGGCGAAGGCGTCGTCGAGGGCGGCGAGCGTCGCCGCCTGGTGCTGGCGCAGGCCGAGGAAGGCGGCGAGCAGGAACAGGCCGGTCGCCGCCACGAGGACGAGGTCGCCGGCCTTGCGCAGCAGCGACGGCAGGGCGTGGTGCCCGCTCGACAGGAGGTCGACCGGCATCGTCCGGTCCTCCGCCGGCCCGACCGCGACGACGCTCGCCTTCATCCCCGCCCCCGCCAGGGCCTCCAGCAGGGGGACGAGACGGGCGCGCTTGAGCACGACGTGGCGCACCCGCAGGGTGCGGGTCGCCGCGTGCTCGCCCTCGACGTACCAGTCGGAAAAGACCTGGTCGGCGCGGAACGGGGTCGCGGCCTCGAGCTCCTGGGCCAGCACCGCGCGCATCCGCGGCAGGGCCGCCCCCGGCAGCTCCAGGGTGCGGATGAAGCAGGCGGCGGGATCGACGACGATCTTCGCGCGGGCCCCCGGCCGGCCGCCCCGGATCGCCGCGATCCGGTCGGCGAGGTCGTCCGCCTGGAGGTCGAGGCGGTAGGTCCGGTCCTGCCCGTCGCGCCGGTCGATCACCGCGACGCCGGTCTCGCCCGGCGCCCCGAGCCGTAGGGTCAGGAGCGCCGGCTCGCGGTCGGCGCGGACCTCGCTCAGGCCGAGGAGGTGCAAGGCGGCGTCGAGGCCGGACC
This is a stretch of genomic DNA from Methylobacterium sp. 17Sr1-1. It encodes these proteins:
- the gspD gene encoding type II secretion system secretin GspD; amino-acid sequence: MIRGAPVLALALACGCAPIARAAEPIGQAGPGYAGGYAGARDTGALVLRGDDRLIGGEPPAREPIAGGPVSLNLVEVPLPVAAKAVFADTLGWGYSLDERASGTITLQTGGAVSREALLHMFETALASRGLSLRRSGRSVQIVPAGGAPDIRPVQGVGAEAGAVAVPLRWISAAEMQAILGAVAPREVVLRADRARNLLILSGDANQIRVLRQTIAVFDVDWMRGMSTAMVPVRSSNPVALARDLTQIFGGETSGSGDVIRFIPNEALNAILVVSSRAAYLDRARALLAQLETLAADRERQLFVYRIQNRSAKELAAVLQGVVMAEMGGASGMSGMGGYGGGYGSGYGGASGSYAAMGGGYGGGLGGAGGFGSVSGGGLSAGAVAGGAAGGGSLGASGGSAAGGASPSGSGWASGGDAGAGGAGLGASGGLGTAMAGGGGMFGGGAYGAYGGGLDSGFSGGAGMRRDAIGIVADDANNSLVISATRNQYDKILRILGRLDAMPTQVLLETVIAEVTLNDNLAFGVQWFLKERGSRFNLASTETDKAALTSGTAGLITSAIRGVPGFNYLLAGTDFNVVLNALQGVTRVNVISSPNITVLDNRTAKLQVGDQVPIIKQTGQSALTAGAPILNQIEMKDTGVILSVTPRVNKNGLVVLDINQEVSDVVPTTTSTIDSPTIRQRRVATSVAVNDGHSLAIGGMVQEKAQITNENLPVLSDLPVIGAAFRNRVDQRVRTELLVFIRPRVIRGTAEADRISEDFRQQFRAMMPVRPVLPPPPLPAAHQGSQGILRRMLD
- a CDS encoding GspMb/PilO family protein is translated as MPPSLAGRPLLLGLAGLVFVAALSLGPVLDALGAQDDIALARERLARAQAASAGPPSVPPLSAMDEAGLVAAFRARLDALAAERVAVVDGAGLQPDPARPTLPRLTASLRGSAEGLHGLLQALETGSPLIVPEEAEIGIERPADPEIGRATVMRLTLTVRGVLLPAPAVRTTP